In Mucilaginibacter celer, one DNA window encodes the following:
- a CDS encoding SWIM zinc finger family protein, with product MSDTITYQYNQLSSLSKVDNNDQLFLANYSEVQKKDASCFFWGRLTDPYVVSRCLLTLSNVVKSSFSLSPFDFMMMKDPIVTAGNEKIRFEGFSHCAGVYARVDVLGDGHDGEFLENGTTNVDFNQPMLSALSSVRRNEEVLLSIGKKEVALHRDEGKIVERKVPLPTKWIKGLTSVQVFLSESEHTYKFNRLQAIQLFKTIPTGKPKTDYYLLLRGGKPMFSPVQAANAITVGGVHRLKLIEPLLLIADQLQVFAHKDQQSTTWQVYIGAVRFSLSISRDAWRGFSGEGAALESLIEDVPENWVELMDSYSYANQEFNPTLLAVNEGIDLKKVENLTGRLSAIGLLGFDLDDNNFFYRRLPFKTSRILTLNPRLKDAEKLLAEGKVRIKSNTGSRVEAEVEGSGVHHMVLLENDQDRCTCMWFSKNQGERGVCKHILAVKKLLAR from the coding sequence ATGTCTGATACCATTACATACCAATATAACCAGCTATCATCATTAAGCAAAGTTGACAACAACGATCAGTTGTTTTTGGCCAACTACAGCGAGGTGCAGAAAAAAGATGCATCCTGCTTTTTTTGGGGCAGGCTTACTGATCCTTATGTAGTTTCGCGCTGCCTGCTTACGCTTTCAAACGTTGTAAAATCAAGTTTCAGTTTATCACCATTTGATTTTATGATGATGAAAGACCCGATTGTAACCGCAGGTAACGAAAAGATCAGGTTTGAAGGCTTTTCGCATTGTGCAGGCGTTTATGCCCGCGTTGATGTGTTAGGTGATGGGCACGATGGCGAGTTTTTGGAAAACGGCACCACTAACGTCGATTTTAATCAGCCCATGTTATCGGCTTTGAGCAGCGTTCGCCGAAATGAGGAAGTGTTGCTGTCTATAGGCAAAAAAGAAGTCGCATTACACCGCGATGAAGGCAAAATAGTGGAGCGTAAGGTACCTTTGCCAACTAAATGGATAAAGGGCTTAACCAGCGTACAGGTGTTCCTTTCCGAATCGGAACATACCTACAAATTTAACCGCCTGCAGGCCATCCAGCTATTTAAAACCATCCCGACAGGAAAACCCAAAACAGATTATTATTTACTGTTGCGGGGCGGAAAACCGATGTTTTCGCCGGTACAAGCCGCAAATGCCATAACAGTTGGCGGGGTTCACCGCCTTAAATTAATTGAACCATTATTGCTTATAGCCGATCAACTGCAGGTTTTTGCTCATAAAGATCAGCAATCAACCACCTGGCAGGTTTATATCGGCGCGGTACGGTTTAGTCTTTCCATATCGAGGGATGCCTGGCGGGGATTTTCCGGCGAAGGCGCAGCGCTCGAATCGCTGATAGAAGATGTGCCCGAAAACTGGGTAGAACTGATGGATAGTTACAGCTATGCTAACCAGGAATTTAATCCTACCCTGCTTGCTGTAAACGAAGGGATAGATCTAAAAAAAGTGGAGAATTTAACCGGAAGGCTCTCGGCTATAGGTTTGCTGGGGTTTGATTTGGATGATAACAATTTCTTTTACCGTCGTTTGCCTTTTAAAACCAGCCGCATCCTCACATTAAACCCACGCTTGAAGGATGCCGAAAAGCTGCTTGCTGAAGGAAAAGTACGGATCAAGTCAAATACCGGTAGCCGGGTAGAGGCCGAAGTTGAGGGAAGCGGTGTACACCACATGGTTTTATTGGAGAATGATCAGGATCGTTGTACCTGCATGTGGTTCAGCAAAAACCAGGGCGAGCGTGGTGTTTGCAAACATATTTTGGCGGTGAAAAAATTATTGGCCCGATAA
- a CDS encoding DUF6493 family protein, which produces MSTFIEQYQVLLKKERRKDLLPLLQTLDVAGKKVFLPELKKLDTEHFKFGIIEKSLSGGERYGYKSTDLQREILGITFFVVYNRKEFEKANPVDVINKKVLDTILPWYCPTWFSDYMNRFADTEFIPYFIDYSWYMELVEGGYVSESAQLIARILPRAIFKPLARGKSYEPQQLLERPVTLQKHFWYLFEYSNEIHWADENEQFWIKAILDFIGRGLLPRADVLNATTAAINRNFNQSLCGWFVELFIRIEPSKTELLDLQQVLLNTFNSPHSKPVNTALKYFKDIAGDEGFDETGFFEHCPLVLSSESKTTVTNALMILEKLAKKHPGKREEICILASQALLHQDDKLQVRTAKLISKYADSASLDVWEAVSAYQQGLLFEAKNILEPFLMPEEPTDDSEDFVGVHEQQDRQPIAFPQNFDEFVYLASQAFDQNEAYHFDLLPAAILKFQDQMTEQNIRKLLPAFQRAFKTISGDWVSTRGYLDSMLAKFMLSYGLLLMDFYPAAAQSLKELHQEHRKKMVEKKQDLKWFDSGIKAWEVFTHSKGYKPHKHILLNAFWALEHKLWVPLLSTPTHEPSLVSIEELIRRISVYQGKNTRPGLMDYQVAVMRSFIDNKEEALSLANGLLNGESRDLIGFILGEDHQPNPQHQLKPVWLAAVLTHRRSLIQQWAAYSKWNEEYLLAGFTWSSLVEHYQEKKYNYQKQKYEMVPATRNAVIVSINKTDTSPVASGIKSLWNKLTGHKTLVAYEEGYFDFAELKYKYITAEQNDIKRLIYLSPNWPEHWLCYVNKESFRYFDLQGETDKKLVISAQETLMTLKYTYGAASHLFIGTCMLLNDKTVRSYAAELWIKGVKDQTINSKQLGEIIGKHEYNGLAPLKRFTDLILSGMLHISPAHDRELEQLLAACISNMNKKPLNNTKKLLDIYLEVLAANKQSVTDEKVLGMLNEWEQTGSSLTTVTGRIKQGFSGSKQ; this is translated from the coding sequence ATGAGCACTTTTATTGAGCAATACCAGGTACTTTTAAAAAAAGAGCGTCGTAAAGATTTGCTTCCGCTGCTGCAAACCCTGGATGTAGCCGGTAAAAAAGTTTTTTTGCCCGAGCTTAAAAAACTGGATACGGAGCACTTTAAGTTTGGGATAATAGAAAAATCATTATCTGGCGGGGAACGGTATGGCTATAAATCTACCGATTTACAGCGCGAAATATTGGGTATTACCTTTTTTGTGGTTTATAACCGCAAAGAATTTGAAAAAGCCAACCCGGTTGATGTTATAAACAAAAAGGTACTGGATACCATACTGCCCTGGTATTGCCCCACCTGGTTTAGCGATTATATGAACCGCTTTGCCGATACAGAGTTTATCCCCTATTTTATTGATTATAGCTGGTACATGGAATTGGTTGAGGGCGGCTATGTAAGCGAATCGGCGCAGCTTATTGCCCGGATTTTGCCTCGTGCTATTTTTAAGCCCCTTGCGCGCGGAAAAAGTTACGAGCCGCAACAGCTTCTTGAACGGCCTGTTACCCTGCAAAAACATTTCTGGTACCTGTTTGAATATAGCAACGAAATTCATTGGGCCGACGAAAACGAACAATTCTGGATAAAAGCTATTCTTGATTTTATAGGACGCGGACTTTTACCTCGTGCGGATGTGTTAAACGCTACCACGGCAGCCATTAACCGTAATTTTAACCAGAGCCTGTGTGGTTGGTTTGTTGAACTTTTCATTCGGATTGAGCCTTCTAAAACAGAATTGCTTGATTTGCAACAGGTATTGCTGAATACATTTAACTCGCCACATTCCAAACCTGTAAACACGGCACTGAAATATTTTAAAGATATAGCAGGTGATGAAGGTTTTGACGAAACCGGCTTTTTTGAACATTGTCCGCTGGTGCTCTCGTCCGAATCAAAAACAACCGTAACCAATGCCTTAATGATTTTGGAAAAACTGGCCAAAAAACATCCGGGTAAGCGGGAAGAAATTTGCATACTGGCCAGCCAGGCACTCCTTCACCAGGATGATAAACTGCAGGTGCGTACCGCCAAACTCATTTCAAAATACGCCGATAGTGCTTCGTTAGACGTTTGGGAAGCGGTTTCGGCTTACCAGCAAGGTCTGCTTTTCGAGGCTAAAAATATCCTCGAACCTTTTTTAATGCCGGAGGAACCTACAGATGATTCGGAAGATTTTGTTGGTGTGCACGAACAACAGGATAGGCAGCCCATAGCTTTCCCTCAAAACTTTGATGAATTTGTATACCTGGCCAGCCAGGCTTTTGACCAGAACGAGGCTTATCATTTTGATCTGCTGCCGGCTGCCATCCTGAAGTTTCAGGACCAGATGACGGAGCAGAATATCAGGAAACTACTGCCTGCATTTCAGCGCGCATTTAAAACCATCAGCGGCGATTGGGTAAGCACCAGGGGTTACCTGGATAGCATGCTGGCCAAATTTATGCTCAGCTATGGTTTATTACTGATGGATTTTTACCCGGCTGCGGCACAATCGCTTAAAGAGCTTCACCAGGAGCATCGCAAAAAGATGGTCGAAAAAAAACAGGATCTCAAATGGTTTGACAGCGGCATCAAGGCATGGGAGGTATTCACACATTCAAAAGGGTACAAACCTCATAAGCATATTTTACTGAACGCATTTTGGGCGCTTGAACATAAACTTTGGGTTCCGCTACTCTCCACTCCTACTCATGAACCCAGCCTTGTGTCGATTGAAGAACTGATCAGGAGGATAAGCGTATACCAGGGCAAAAATACCCGGCCAGGCCTCATGGATTACCAGGTGGCGGTAATGCGTTCCTTTATCGATAATAAAGAAGAAGCGCTTTCATTGGCTAACGGGCTTTTAAATGGCGAGTCGCGCGATTTAATCGGTTTTATTTTAGGAGAAGATCATCAACCCAATCCGCAGCATCAACTCAAGCCGGTTTGGCTTGCTGCGGTTTTAACACACAGGCGCAGTTTGATACAACAATGGGCGGCGTACAGCAAATGGAATGAGGAATATTTACTGGCCGGTTTCACCTGGTCGTCACTTGTAGAACATTACCAGGAAAAAAAGTATAACTACCAAAAGCAGAAATATGAAATGGTACCCGCTACCCGAAACGCGGTGATTGTATCCATCAACAAAACAGATACAAGTCCGGTTGCTTCGGGCATCAAAAGTTTGTGGAACAAACTCACGGGCCACAAAACCCTTGTAGCGTATGAGGAAGGTTATTTTGATTTTGCAGAGTTGAAATATAAATACATTACCGCCGAGCAAAATGACATTAAGCGCCTCATTTATTTAAGCCCCAACTGGCCCGAGCATTGGTTGTGCTATGTTAACAAAGAATCTTTCCGCTACTTTGATCTGCAAGGCGAAACCGACAAAAAGCTTGTTATTTCGGCACAGGAAACCTTAATGACTCTTAAGTATACCTACGGCGCTGCGAGTCATCTTTTTATTGGCACCTGCATGTTGCTTAATGATAAAACAGTACGTTCATACGCTGCCGAATTATGGATAAAAGGCGTTAAAGATCAAACTATAAACAGCAAACAACTGGGCGAAATTATAGGTAAGCACGAATATAACGGGCTTGCGCCTTTAAAACGGTTTACAGACTTGATCCTTTCGGGCATGCTGCATATTTCACCGGCTCATGATCGCGAACTTGAACAATTGCTGGCAGCCTGTATCAGCAACATGAATAAAAAACCTTTAAACAACACCAAAAAGCTTCTTGATATTTACCTTGAAGTATTGGCGGCCAATAAGCAGTCGGTTACGGATGAAAAGGTATTAGGCATGTTAAACGAGTGGGAACAAACAGGCAGTAGTTTAACAACTGTTACCGGGCGCATTAAACAGGGGTTTTCGGGCAGTAAACAATAA
- a CDS encoding alpha/beta hydrolase family protein, translating to MLKHLLFLIALFFVSLDLSAQKAAKKPLDHSVFDGWQSVAGQRISNDGKWVAYVIKPQQGDAELVIKDAKNSSTLKIARADTVKITGDSKFAVCLIRPFYKDTRQAKIKKKKQADFPKDTLGIIQLGSNSVSKFPAIRSFKIAENAPVLAYLATADTIKKPAAGDTSQKAVAATIAPSTPAGADLTIKKLTAKTERIFKQVTEYQISKNGKWVAFAVSSLPKQKDVIAGLYLFDTESNTAKKLSTGKGNYHNITFDEAARQLAFSAEKNPEKALVKPFKLYYYNTTKDTAEVIAAEGSAGVPDKWAVSGDGKISFSKSGGNLFFGTAPIPKPADTTLVDFEVAKLDIWNYKDDYLQPQQLKNLQSELKRSYLAVIKPNDLSPKTVQLGSKAIPEILTAENKDARYVLGVTDTGARVSAQWEGGTKQQAILIDTKSGNHRLVNGAAFARYYISPHGNYVLWFDAKQQSWFCYTIATGQNVNLSKSAGTAMGDELNDVPGYPSAYGLAGWTEGDKRVFIYDRYDIWSIDPATGDAFNFTNGIGRKNKLIIRYDQTDPEQKFIPLNEPMWLLTQNEETKQWGYYKKMPAGQNPPEKVVMAPLSYDNLLKAKKADTYIYTKASYQLSPDLYASSDLKKEIKLSDINPQQDEYNWGTAGLVKWTTPKGYKSTGILYKPEDFDPTKKYPMVVYFYEKLSDGLYNYIAPAPTPSRLPISFFVSNGYLVFAPDISYQNGHPGASAVEFINSGVEELKKNSWVDAAHIGIQGQSWGGYQVAYLITQTNMYAAAWAGAPVVNMTSAYGGIRWESGLNRQFQYEKSQSRIGATLWEKPELYLENSPLFQLPKVKTPVMIMSNDADGAVPWYQGIEMFTALRRLGKPVWLLQYNGEAHNLVLRQNRKDITIREQQFFDHFLKGAPMPVWMDKGVPAVDKGKDWGLEMSQ from the coding sequence ATGCTTAAACATTTACTGTTTTTAATTGCTTTGTTTTTTGTTTCGCTTGATCTATCTGCCCAAAAAGCAGCAAAAAAACCTTTGGATCATTCTGTTTTTGACGGATGGCAAAGCGTTGCCGGGCAGCGGATCAGCAATGATGGTAAGTGGGTGGCTTATGTTATAAAACCGCAGCAGGGCGATGCAGAACTGGTTATTAAAGACGCAAAAAACAGTTCTACACTCAAAATCGCACGTGCTGATACCGTAAAAATAACCGGCGATTCGAAATTTGCCGTATGCCTTATCCGCCCATTTTATAAAGACACCCGGCAGGCAAAAATCAAAAAGAAAAAGCAAGCCGACTTTCCTAAGGATACCCTTGGCATTATTCAATTGGGTTCAAATTCGGTTAGCAAGTTTCCGGCTATCCGCTCATTCAAAATAGCCGAAAATGCGCCGGTATTAGCTTACCTGGCAACCGCCGATACTATAAAGAAACCGGCCGCAGGTGATACCTCCCAAAAAGCCGTCGCTGCTACCATTGCGCCATCCACTCCTGCGGGGGCTGACCTTACCATCAAAAAACTAACAGCTAAAACCGAACGGATTTTTAAACAGGTTACCGAATACCAGATCAGCAAAAACGGCAAATGGGTAGCCTTTGCAGTTAGCTCGTTGCCAAAGCAAAAGGATGTTATCGCCGGATTATATCTATTTGATACGGAAAGCAATACGGCAAAAAAGCTAAGCACAGGCAAAGGCAATTATCACAACATAACATTTGATGAGGCCGCGAGGCAATTAGCATTCTCGGCCGAAAAGAACCCCGAAAAAGCATTAGTTAAACCTTTTAAACTGTACTATTACAATACAACCAAAGATACTGCCGAGGTGATCGCGGCCGAAGGTTCGGCAGGAGTACCAGATAAATGGGCGGTTAGTGGTGACGGTAAAATTAGCTTCAGTAAAAGCGGCGGCAATCTTTTTTTTGGCACCGCCCCTATCCCCAAACCAGCCGATACCACACTGGTTGATTTTGAGGTGGCTAAACTGGATATCTGGAATTATAAAGATGATTACCTGCAGCCCCAGCAACTCAAAAACCTGCAATCCGAATTAAAACGGAGCTATCTTGCTGTAATAAAACCCAATGACCTCTCCCCTAAAACGGTGCAGCTGGGCAGCAAGGCCATCCCCGAAATATTAACCGCCGAGAATAAAGATGCCCGCTATGTATTAGGTGTTACTGACACCGGGGCCCGCGTATCCGCCCAGTGGGAAGGCGGCACCAAACAGCAGGCTATTTTAATTGATACCAAAAGTGGTAATCACCGGCTGGTTAATGGCGCTGCTTTCGCCCGTTATTACATTTCGCCGCATGGCAATTATGTTTTGTGGTTTGATGCAAAGCAGCAAAGCTGGTTTTGCTATACCATTGCTACCGGGCAGAACGTAAATTTAAGTAAATCCGCAGGTACTGCTATGGGAGATGAGCTTAATGATGTTCCGGGTTATCCCTCGGCCTATGGTTTGGCCGGTTGGACGGAGGGGGATAAAAGAGTGTTTATTTATGACAGGTATGATATCTGGAGCATTGACCCGGCTACAGGCGACGCGTTTAACTTTACCAATGGTATCGGTCGTAAAAACAAGCTCATCATCCGGTACGATCAAACCGATCCGGAACAAAAATTTATCCCCCTAAACGAGCCAATGTGGCTGTTAACCCAAAACGAAGAGACTAAACAATGGGGCTATTATAAAAAAATGCCCGCCGGCCAAAATCCGCCCGAAAAGGTGGTAATGGCTCCCTTGAGTTATGATAATCTTTTAAAGGCAAAAAAAGCAGATACCTATATCTATACCAAGGCCAGCTATCAGTTATCGCCCGATCTGTATGCTTCGTCCGATTTAAAAAAGGAGATCAAACTGAGCGATATCAACCCGCAACAAGATGAATATAACTGGGGCACCGCCGGGCTTGTAAAATGGACTACCCCAAAAGGCTATAAATCAACCGGAATATTATACAAACCCGAGGACTTTGATCCCACTAAAAAATACCCAATGGTGGTTTATTTTTATGAGAAACTATCCGACGGGCTTTACAATTACATTGCGCCGGCTCCTACTCCATCCCGTCTTCCTATTTCGTTTTTTGTAAGTAATGGCTACCTGGTATTTGCACCCGATATCAGTTATCAAAACGGTCACCCGGGTGCTTCGGCGGTTGAGTTTATCAATTCGGGGGTCGAGGAGTTGAAGAAAAACAGTTGGGTTGATGCCGCACATATTGGCATACAAGGTCAAAGCTGGGGAGGTTACCAGGTGGCTTATCTCATCACCCAAACTAATATGTATGCTGCGGCCTGGGCTGGCGCACCGGTAGTGAATATGACATCGGCCTATGGCGGTATACGCTGGGAATCTGGTCTGAACAGGCAATTTCAGTACGAAAAATCGCAAAGCCGCATCGGTGCCACCCTTTGGGAAAAACCAGAGCTTTATCTCGAAAATTCGCCGCTGTTTCAGTTACCCAAAGTAAAAACTCCGGTGATGATCATGAGCAACGATGCCGATGGTGCCGTGCCCTGGTATCAAGGTATTGAAATGTTTACCGCACTGCGCCGCTTAGGCAAACCGGTATGGCTGCTGCAATATAATGGCGAGGCGCATAACCTTGTGCTACGCCAAAACCGCAAGGATATCACC